The following proteins come from a genomic window of Aspergillus oryzae RIB40 DNA, chromosome 4:
- a CDS encoding uncharacterized protein (predicted protein) has protein sequence MWAKPFCILVTRIEKLDTTITCTIWRTTELHRDRMSWNSESKKSTMMASLPMQNMSPPIFRNQSSHNEEILGLVNVFVHREKESVLRQKQLESRLSAESARLQNERHQFTQLQEKLAKAESLKGLLEVQLLKMSEEVEILQQELIMERAKSQELESRVSILFHVNDMLVRKAIETESSGTSFGQRPLDFFPLHLDNLRHQETTKDLGTVAKTKDEVMMPLAASIPTGFQSSSPLVESENSWDSVVPNGISIDTSLVPQLPVQSDS, from the exons ATGTGGGCCAAGCCTTTCTGTATACTTGTAACACGAATTGAGAAACTGGATACAACTATTACCTGTACAATCTGGCGAACGACCGAG TTACACCGAGATAGGATGTCATGGAATTC TGAATCAAAAAAAAGCACCATGATGGCGTCGTTGCCAATGCAGAACATGTCGCCACCG ATCTTCCGCAACCAGTCAAGCCATAATGAAGAGATTCTTGGACTTGTCAATGTATTCGTTCATCGCGAAAAGGAGTCTGTGTTACGCCAAAAGCAATTAGAGTCTCGTCTGAGCGCAGAAAGCGCACGGCTGCAGAACGAACGGCATCAATTCACCCAGTTGCAAGAAAAGCTTGCCAAGGCAGAGTCGCTAAAAGGTTTGCTTGAAGTTCAACTATTGAAGATGtccgaagaagtcgagatACTTCAGCAGGAGCTGATCATGGAACGAGCAAAGTCCCAAGAGCTCGAGTCCCGTGTCTCAATTTTATTCCATGTTAACGATATGCTTGTGAGAAAAGCAATAGAAACTGAGTCTTCGGGAACATCTTTCGGTCAGAGACctctcgatttcttcccGCTACATCTGGATAACCTTCGGCACCAGGAGACAACCAAAGATCTTGGTACGGTGGCTAAAACCAAGGATGAAGTCATGATGCCTCTAGCAGCATCAATTCCAACCGGTTTCCAATCAAGCTCTCCACTCGTTGAGAGCGAGAACAGCTGGGACTCAGTTGTTCCAAATGGTATTTCCATCGATACTAGCTTAGTACCTCAACTACCTGTGCAGAGTGATAGTTAG
- a CDS encoding uncharacterized protein (predicted protein), translating into MLLPFNMYDFPPLTYNATDSGIGDEQPNYSRLMCQDMFNDQNISVTGIDDIDGTGGTSQTAHPSSRDAAELGQGDRYELQVNGSTTYDHDSRVSSLQRFSYGQEPLIPTSQLILRKLLQMEATVNRLEQARKEGVDKTLNERMNILAERLDKMDVRVNAFAGIVDELLDLPDKVENLSKWMNDLGNTFQREKEWMNNLMSGVDDACKRFRYLIFGLSQPRGRNRLGNGHEKEQENEG; encoded by the exons ATGTTGCTTCCGTTCAACATGTACGACTTTCCGCCTCTCACGTACAATGCTACTGATTCCGGTATTGGTGATGAGCAGCCGAACTATAGTCGTCTCATGTGTCAGGACATGTTCAACGACCAAAACATCTCAGTTACTGGTATCGACGATATCGATGGAACAGGAGGCACGTCACAGACAGCCCATCCGTCTTCACGCGATGCAGCCGAACTGGGCCAGGGTGATCGTTACGAACTTCAAGTGAATGGTAGCACTACGTATGACCACGATTCTAG AGTAAGTTCCCTTCAACGGTTTTCTTATGGACAAGAGCCACTAATCCCTACAAGCCAGCTAATTTTGCGGAAGTTACTACAGATGGAGGCCACGGTAAACAGGCTAGAACAGGCGAGAAAAGAGGGCGTAGACAAGACACTTAACGAAAGAATGAACATATTGGCCGAAAGGCTAGATAAAATGGACGTCAGGGTCAATGCCTTTGCCGGAATCGTTGATGAGCTACTTGACCTGCCAGACAAGGTCGAAAATCTCTCAAAATGGATGAATGACTTGGGCAACACCTTTcagagggagaaagaatggatgaaTAACTTAATGTCAGGGGTAGATGACGCCTGCAAGAGGTTTCGCTACCTAATCTTCGGCTTATCCCAGCCGCGCGGTCGAAACAGGCTCGGGAATGGGCATGAGAAGGAGCAGGAAAATGAAGGGTGA